The following DNA comes from Triticum aestivum cultivar Chinese Spring chromosome 3D, IWGSC CS RefSeq v2.1, whole genome shotgun sequence.
tgtatacgggattgattgaatcctcaacatcgtggttcatccgatgagatcatcgaggagcatgtgggagccaacatgggtatcaagatcccgctgtttgttattgaccggagagtcgtctcggtcatgtctgcgtgtctcccgaacccgtagggtctacacactaaaggttcggtgacgctagggttgtagagatattagtatgcggtaacccgaaagttgtgcggagtcccggatgagatcccggacgtcacgaggagttccggaatggtccggaggtaaagatttatatatgggaagtcttgttttggtcaccggaaaagtttcgcactttatcggtattgtaccgggagtgccgaaaggggtccgggggtccaccaagggggtccaccagccccgggggggcacatgggctgtagggggtgcgccttgccctatatgggccaagggcaccagccccaagaggcccatgcgccaagagataagaaaaacggagagtcctaaagggggaaggcacctccgaggtgccttggggaggaaggactcctccctggccgcacctttccttggaggaagggccaaggctgcggcccccatctcccttggccctatatatagtgtggggagggagggcagcaatatcctagcccctggcgcctccctctccctcccgtgacacctctccctccccttagtgcttggcgaagccctaccgggatccccgctacttccaccaccacgtcgtcgtgctgctggatctccatcaacctctcctccccccttgctggatcaagaaggaggagacgtcgctgctccgtacgtgtgttgaacgcggaggtgccgtccgttcggcgctaggatcatcggtgatttggatcacgacgagtacgactccatcaaccccgttctcttgaacgcttccgctcgcgatctacaagggtatgtagatgcactccccttcccctcgttgctagattactccatagattgatcttggtgatgcgtagaaaattttgaatttctgctacgttccccatcaataTTCCCACGGCAAGCGCGCATCATGACGAGGCGGGTGATGGAGGAGCGCTCATGTACCGCTCATCTTTCCAAGCTCCCAATGGCATGTGATAGAGCAGCCCTTAAGGTCCCAACTCTGCCCAACTAGCAAAGTGGTACTAAACTTTCCACCACCTGCCATAGACCTACATGGGCCTTAGAGATTGAACAAAAACTATTGTCTTATATGGGCCAAATCCCATCTTTTCAACAGTATGTTCATCTCTTTGGTTGTGGTCTTTAGGCAAGATGTTAATTACATATTGATACTAAGGTAGGATATAATTAATTATCTACTTTTTAATAGTTttgattgcttaccacatgtgtcatgtgaAGTATAATTACTTACTAAGTATTGACATTGATATTAGGTATGATATTAATTAGGAAAAGATGATAAATGTGTTTATGCTAAATATACGAGTGATGTAGACTGTTGGATAGATGAGGTTAAATGGATAAGATGTGTTGGATCTCCGCAACTCCCTCTTTCCATAGTGACTCTCGTATATATAGACATGGATAGGAGTATCTAATTAAGATAAGACTGGTCTTCTTTTGAGGAAACCGCCTTAGATCAGATGGTTGCATCAACGTTGTAGAAGGAGAAGACACCAATGGTGCGAGGCCTTGTTCCTACACTCCACATGGCATTGCTCCTCGGGCTTGGCGTCTTCGTCTCCATCCTTGCAAGTAATAATTTCTGTCGTCTCCGATCTTACAAAGTAATCTCAATATTCTACAAATACATATGTGCTGCCTAAAACATTGTGCGTCTAGCAACTCGGTCCTGGTGCATATTGGTCAATGTTTTCATATGGATTGTAATTATGGCTCATATAGTATTGCTATTTGTTGAAATATATTGTCCACCTCCCTTcatcagtttggacttttggatgagttggctggagcatgaattcaatatggtatccgagCCAAAAGGTTTTGAGTTCAAGAGcctgccaacgcagtattaaataaAACGATTCTGCGGCCTACATCAATCCCACGTCGAAGGACTAAAATAGCCTAGACGcgagggggagtgttgaaatatattgctcacctccctccatcagtttggacttttggatgagttggctgaaGCATGAATTCAATACTATTATCTTGAAAACGTCATGTAGGATAATTGATGAGTTCGAAGTGAGAGACAGAGAAAAGAGGGATTTTTGCGAGAAAAAAAAAGAACATTTATTTTCTATGTAAAGATAAGGAACAAAATATTATCTTGTACGAATGTATATatatttttttgaaagatccaatgTTGTTGGCTTTTCATTGGCTTAGCAGAAGGGAGATTTTACAAAAGGGTGATCAAGCAATCAGGGACTGAAAACGCGGTAGGAGTGGGCACGTAGGCCGCACGCCACCTCCTGTgaagaaacagaaaaaggaaagaaaacagaCATGGGTTTACTACTTTACTCCTCATGTAACATCCTCGAAAGGGGCCTCCATGCCGCTGGCTCCGGCGAGCCGCCATTGCTCGATGTCTCTCCGGCAGGCTGCAAGGATGTCACGCCAACTCGACGATTTTCCTCTGAATGTGCAGCTGTTACGCTCCTGCCAGAATTGCCAGGCCAGCAGCGCGATCATTGACCTGATGCCCTTTCTGTCGTGAGCTGCCGTGGTATTGACGATCGCGGTCACCGCCTCAGTGGTGGTCGCGCAGGCTTCCCAGGAGCTTGGGGAGAGCGCAGCACAGCCGTGCCAGGTGGCACGAATGTATATTTAGGGAACAACATTTTGAGATCTCATTTCAATTCGGTTTTACAAAGTTATATTTTGTTTAAGTAAACCCTTCATGTGTATGCTATGTACTGCAAACAGTTGATCTTCAGTTGGGGTTATAACTGACACCTGCTCCTATGTACAATCTGCAAGGTACGACTACTACTACTGCACGAGATGCGTCGGTGGGTGGGTGCTACGGCATGAGCGCCAACAACCTGCCGCCCGCGAGCACCGTCATCTCCATGCTTCGCGACAACGGCATCACCTCGGTGCGCCTCTACGCGCCGGACAGTGCAGCGCTGGCCGCCCTCGGAGGCACCGGCATCAGCGTCATGGTCGGCGTGCCCAACAACGTCCTCGCCGACCTGGCCACCAGCGCGCCCGCGGCCGCCGCGTGGGTCCGCACCAACATCCAGGCCCACCCGGCCGTCTCATTCCAGTACCTCGTCGTCGGCAACGAGGTCGCCGGGGGCGACACACGGTTCGTGGTACCTGCCATGGAGAACGTCCACAGCGCGCTTGCGGCAGCCGGTCTGGGCGGCGCCATCAATGTCACGACTGCGATATCGCAGGCCACCATGGCCGTGCACGTCCCGCCGTCCGCCGGCGAGTTCACCAACGAGTCCAAGCCGTTCCTGCTCCCCGTGTTGCAGTTCCTGGAGCGCACCGGGGCGCCCCTCCTCGCCAACCTATACCCGTACTTCGTCTACACGTACAAGG
Coding sequences within:
- the LOC123075616 gene encoding lichenase-2-like — its product is MVRGLVPTLHMALLLGLGVFVSILASTTTTTARDASVGGCYGMSANNLPPASTVISMLRDNGITSVRLYAPDSAALAALGGTGISVMVGVPNNVLADLATSAPAAAAWVRTNIQAHPAVSFQYLVVGNEVAGGDTRFVVPAMENVHSALAAAGLGGAINVTTAISQATMAVHVPPSAGEFTNESKPFLLPVLQFLERTGAPLLANLYPYFVYTYKAAGDLDVSFMLFTAPGTVVQDGEYGYQNMFDASVDAVHAAVERLGVSGVDVVVSETGWPSAGGEAASVENARTYNQNLVNHVGKGTPRRPWKVETYVFAMFNENLKENGVEQNWGLFYPSTDRVYPITFILN